The segment ACAGATCTCGAATCTGACAGGCTACACTCTGTCTGGAGTAGCCTTGCCAGCATCTCCTGATTCCGAATTCCAGGTCAAGAAAGGCCTCTTTCATTGTCCCAAAACATGTACCCTAACTCCATTCACTGCATCTCATGCAGAATTTTCAAGGACAAAAATCAAACCCACAGTATAGCCTCCAACTTTTGGGCAAACCTGCCTTCCGAATAACTAGAGTGATATGGGTCCCTTGCATTGGTAACTTCAGAAATAGCTCAGCATTTGAATGGAAGTGAGAGGAATGGCACAGCAGGCCATGTGGAATAGGTGAATGCTTATGGGCATATGCTTATACTCGTGGACATCttgtttctttgatttttttgggtgTCACAGGAGATGCTGTGCAATGGGTGAGTGGAGTATAGTCCACTACTGAGGACAGTATTTTTTTGGAAGAGGTCCATGTTGGCTGGCATGACCTCCAGCCCTGTGTTTTTGCAAATCATGAAGAGGCACCTACTGCTGatggcagcagcatcccagTTAAATAGATGGTGTTCTTCTTGAGGATGGATTCTGACTCGCAGCCCTCTGAAAGCGAAGTTGAAGGGCCAGTGGTCTAAGAGGGCAAGGTGGAAAGACTGCAGAGTGGGACGAGCGAGGTGCTTAAATAACTGCAGTGGTGAGGGGTGTTCAGGATCAGTGATATTAGGGTGCTGAGAGCAGCTGTGGGATTCATTCCATATGAGGCGAGCAGGTGCTGGGCACGGCAGTTCCCGTGTGCGTCCGACCTCGTCCGGCGGCATCTTTCCAGGTGCGGTTGTTTTTTCTGCGTATGGTAGTCTCGCATATTACGGTCACGTCGTGTTACGTGTAGCCTGTGAGTGCTCGGATTGGAGCTGCACAAGCTCAGAGCATTCCTGCTACTGCGGCCCCGCTGTGCCCTGCCCCACCGCGCCGCACGCCACTGCGGACCGCCTCAGCCGTGCCGGCCGTGCCCCCGACGCGGCCCTGCCCCTTCTCGGCACGGCCCGCTGCGGCGGCCTCaggcgcgggccgggccgggccggctcagCGGGCGGGGCAGGGCTGCGTAGGGGCGGGCGCGCCGTCTGCCGCCTTTCCGCGGCGAAAGTGGCCCTTGGGCCCGCGAGCGTTTCCGGGGCAGCGTCATTACGGCCACGCTCAGCGTCAGCGTCGTGATCGCCATCATCATGACAACGCTCCGCGCCTTCACCTGCGACGACCTCTTCCGATTCAACAACATGTGAGCGCCGGCCGTCCCCTCTTCCTGCCCCCGAGCCCCTGCGCGCTTCCCCACCCCGCGGGGTCCTCGCGGCGCCCCGCCGGCCGGGCGGGCCTGGGCCCGGGCCCATGCTGAGCGCCGCACTCTCTTCCCCCACAGCAATCTGGACCCGCTGACGGAGACCGTATCCTTCCCACCGGGGCAGGGGCGCGGGGTCGGGCGCGAGCACGAGCGGCGCAGCCGTGGCGGCCGCAGTTACTCCTTAACTGAGCGCCCAGTACGGGATTCCCTTCTACTTGCAGTACCTCGCCCACTGGCCCGAGTATTTCATCGTCGCCGAGGCGCCCGGCGGGGAGCTGATGGGTTACAGTGAGTGCCGGGTGTTCCGGCGGTAACGTCTCCCTTCGTTGCCTATTTCGGGGATTATAACGCGGGAGCTTTTCTTCGCGTTTACCAAATGTCCAGCATGGAAGAGGAACCTTGCGTTGCGTCTTCCCGTTTCTTAAATGTTTTAGGGTATTATGCAGGACTCATGGCCGTAGCTTCCAGTTTGATGTTCCTAGCGCAACGAGGAGCCTTGGCTGTGGTAACATCCACCCGTGTTTGGTGAATGGGTATTTCTGTAATCTGAAATTAAGTCCCTACACACAGTCAGTAAAAGTGCTGGGCTTGCATTTTGCATTGCCCTGTAAGGGAAAGCTCTGGACCTGGATGTCATTTGCTAATTTGCTGTGGAATATTTGTGTTTTTCAGAAATCATGCCAAAGAGAACTACCAGGAGATGGGGTAGGACAGAGTAATGGTTTTTGCAGGGACACAGGAACTAAAAGTATTTGACATACTAAAGCTGAAAGTATGTGTGCTGTATAGAACATTTCTCTGTACCCAGCACATTTGTTGCTTATTAGCAGTGACTGTGATATCTATAAAAGCACAGGGTGGAAGTGTGAATGTTCATTAATAAACTAACACTGGATTGGCCCAGTGTAAAAAGGagagaaactaaaaaaaagccccccaaaaCACTATCCCCACctccactctttttttttttttttctccttaaacaCATTGTGTTTGCAGGGCCTTAGCTTTCTATTGCCAGACTGGCAAAGCTGCCCAAGCTATTCCCCCATAATCTCCAAAAGTCTCAAATAGTTGCTGGGATGGTAGTTTTGGGTTTCTACCTCTCTATTCCTCCTTTATTTCAGTCAGAATTTAAAATTTGGTTCGGTGAGACTTGTGAGAATTACTTAAACTTTGCATTTAGAAGTCACCTCAAGCAAGAGATTTGCAAacttgtttggtgttttttacaCTAGTCAAGAAACTGCTGTAATATTTGagcaaaatgacatttttagtGGCTGCTGAATCATAGAGTGAAAAGGTAGACATCTCTGTTTTAGTCTTTACCACAACCATTGTAATGTGTGTTTATCCATGGCTTATTCCTCTTGTGAAGTTGTCTGGCTGCGGGCAGTGCATTACTCCAAAGGTGCTGCTGCGCTGATGCTCTCTATGTTCACAGTCATGGGCAAAGCTGAAGGCTCTGTGGCTAGGGAGGAATGGCATGGACACGTTACTGCTCTCTCTGTTGCACCAGAATTTCGACGGCTGGGTTTGGCTGCTAAACTGATGGAGCTTCTGGAAGAAATTTCAGAAAAGTGAGTAATATGTCTATCTTAAATTTATCTTTTAAAGTAACATTTAAAAGTAGTATTTCTACAGAAACCTGTCCCTGTTTTACGTGGCAGAATTTTGCTTTACATGGtgttctgattttctgaaaTTCCTCATAGTTGGAGAAAGAGTTATGAAAGTTGCTTAGCAGTTTAAAATCTCAGGGTTTCGCTGAAAGCTAACTTGCCAGAGTGAGGAGGGCATAGCCTGAATTCCAGTAGAGATATGGTATAAAAGAACATTTCTTGACAGGAAAAGAGCTTTGTGAAACATCAGCGCTGTTTCCTGTAGGGCCTCCAACATACTTGTTCAGTAACTGTGGGCTTTGTGCAATGCCCTCAGGCACAATCCTGAACAAATTTTGTACTGCATAGAGTATCTTAGTTTACTTGCCATCCTGTGCTTGGTTACTTGTACCtgagaaaatttaatttagtgTCACATGAACCCACGGGGAAATGTCCTT is part of the Anomalospiza imberbis isolate Cuckoo-Finch-1a 21T00152 chromosome 9, ASM3175350v1, whole genome shotgun sequence genome and harbors:
- the NAA20 gene encoding N-alpha-acetyltransferase 20, which codes for MTTLRAFTCDDLFRFNNINLDPLTETYGIPFYLQYLAHWPEYFIVAEAPGGELMGYIMGKAEGSVAREEWHGHVTALSVAPEFRRLGLAAKLMELLEEISEKKGGFFVDLFVRVSNQVAVNMYKQLGYSVYRTVLEYYSASSGEPDEDAYDMRKALSRDTEKKSVIPLPHPVRPEDIE